From Hoplias malabaricus isolate fHopMal1 chromosome 11, fHopMal1.hap1, whole genome shotgun sequence, a single genomic window includes:
- the gabpb1 gene encoding GA-binding protein subunit beta-1 translates to MSLVDLGKKLLEAARSGQDDEVRILMANGAPFTTDWLGTSPLHLSAQFGHYSTTEVLLRAGVSRDARTKVDRTPLHMAASEGHAPIVEVLLQHGADVNAKDMLKMTALHWAAEHGHRDVVELLLRFGADVHSQSKFSKTALDIALDNNNEELAEILQVAMQNQINTNPESPDLLTIHTASPQFFIGPGGVVNFTGLISPGNNTKQTVMAAEEVVSADSVDGAIQQVVSSGGQQVITIVTDGIQLGNLQGGGTIGQPIIVTMPDGQQVLTVPATDIAEETVVSEEPLVKRAKVELEDEDEESQIMHTHQIKEKVALLKQLEEANREAQKYRQQFLKKEQEAEAYRQKLEAITRQGGKKTA, encoded by the exons ATGTCTCTGGTGGACCTTGGAAAGAAGCTGCTGGAGGCAGCCCGCTCAGGGCAGGATGATGAGGTTCGAATCCTGATGGCCAACGGTGCACCTTTCACCACTGACTGG ctGGGGACGTCTCCTCTACACCTCTCCGCTCAGTTCGGACACTATTCTACTACAGAGGTTCTCCTCCGCGCTGGAGTTAGCCGTGACGCTCGAACAAAAGTGGACAGGACTCCTCTGCATATGGCGGCATCAGAAGGCCACGCCCCCATTGTTGAGGTGCTGTTGCAG CACGGTGCTGATGTAAATGCGAAGGATATGTTAAAGATGACAGCTCTGCACTGGGCAGCTGAACATGGACACCGTGACGTGGTGGAGTTGTTGCTGCGTTTCGGAGCTGATGTACATTCTCAGAGCAAGTTCTCCAAAACTGCCCTGGACATCGCCCTGGACAACAACAATGAGGAACTGGCAGAAATACTGCAG gTGGCAATGCAGaatcaaataaacacaaacccaGAAAGTCCAGATCTTCTTACCATCCACACAGCATCACCACAGTTCTTTATTGGCCCTGGAGGCGTGGTCAACTTCACCGGACTCATCTCCCCCGGCAACAACACCAAACAAACAG TGATGGCTGCAGAGGAGGTGGTATCAGCAGATTCAGTGGATGGAGCAATTCAACAGGTGGTCAGCTCCGGAGGTCAACAGGTGATCACCATAGTaactgatggcattcagcttgGCAACCTACAAGGAGGTGGGACAATTGGCCAGCCAATCATCGTTACCATGCCTGATGGACAGCAGG TTCTGACGGTTCCCGCAACTGATATAGCGGAGGAGACTGTGGTAAGTGAGGAGCCACTGGTTAAGCGAGCGAAAGTGGAGctggaggatgaggatgaggagagCCAGatcatgcacacacaccagATAAAG GAGAAGGTGGCACTACTGAAGCAGCTGGAGGAGGCAAACAGAGAAGCTCAGAAATATCGGCAACAGTTTTTAAAGAAGGAGCAGGAAGCAGAGGCATATCGACAGAAACTTGAGGCCATTACTCGCCAAGGGGGAAAGAAAACCGCATGA
- the hdc gene encoding histidine decarboxylase — protein MQVEEYTRRGKELVDYISCYLTEIRSRRVVPDVRPGFLRPLLPSSAPHDAEPWENILQDVENIIMPGVVHWQSPHMHAYFPALTSWPSLLGDMLADAINCLGFTWASSPACTELEMCVMDWLCKALGLPDHFLHHHPESRGGGILQSTVSECTLVALLAARKDKILQLKNRDPTETNSEKFTDLHSDTDESVINSRLIAYASDQAHSSVEKAGLITLVKIRFLETDEKFSLRGETLIRAIQEDRRRGLLPVMLCATLGSTGVCSFDRLDELGPICSREGLWLHVDAAYAGSALLCPELRYFLSGIEFANSFVFNPSKWMMVHFDCTAFWVKDKFKLQQTFSVDPLYLRHDNSGATDFMHWQIPLSRRFRSLKLWFVMRSFGLKNLQAHIRHGVEMAKLFESLVRSDPNFQIPAERHLGLVVFCLTGGNAVTQELLRRLTQSGSMFLIPAAVGTKLIIRFSVTSQFTEPQDIRRDWDIIQSTAAELLRAGTALGPRGPSLSLGSDAEPSDDEQALWYEQGTEPAAGQSTVSAIAAEPMIDKHLVRQGQRRATRSMSCSAELPPTRPDLIYNPREGTQPGTLEQIPESPVPTRGRKRLLKFHSVPSLWQCAMQQIYRPIHWSSSRGSYFTCCTLTQK, from the exons ATGCAGGTGGAGGAATACACACGCAGAG GTAAAGAGTTGGTGGATTATATCAGTTGTTATCTCACCGAGATCCGCTCCAGACGAGTGGTTCCTGATGTACGTCCTGGGTTTTTGCGTCCGCTGCTGCCCTCCTCTGCTCCACATGATGCAGAACCTTGGGAAAACATTTTGCAGGATGTGGAGAACATCATCATGCCTGGG GTGGTACACTGGCAGAGTCCTCATATGCATGCATATTTCCCTGCACTGACTTCATGGCCATCTCTGCTCGGAGACATGCTTGCAGACGCTATCAATTGCCTTGGCTTCACCtgg GCATCCAGTCCTGCCTGTACAGAGCTGGAGatgtgtgtgatggactggttgTGTAAAGCACTTGGTTTGCCAGATCATTTCTTGCACCATCATCCAGAGAGCCGCGGAGGAGGGATCTTGCAG agtacagtgagtgagtgtacgTTGGTGGCCCTGTTGGCCGCTAGAAAAGATAAAATTCTTCAGCTGAAGAACAGAGACCCTACAGAGACTAACTCAGAAAAATTCACTGATTTACATTCAGACACAGACGAGTCTGTCATCAACTCCAGATTAATTGCATATGCTTCAGACCAG GCTCACTCCTCTGTGGAGAAAGCTGGCTTGATCACCCTGGTGAAGATCAGGTTTTTAGAGACTGATGAGAAGTTTTCTCTGAGAGGAGAGACTCTGATTAGAGCGATTCAGGAGGACCGAAGGAGAGGTTTGCTGCCTGTTATG ctgtgtgCTACACTGggttctacaggtgtgtgttcttTTGACCGTCTGGATGAACTGGGACCTATCT gTTCACGTGAGGGTCTGTGGCTGCATGTGGATGCAGCGTACGCAGGTTCTGCCCTCTTGTGTCCTGAGCTCAGGTACTTCCTCTCTGGAATTGAGTTTGCCAACTCCTTTGTCTTCAATCCCTCAAAGTGGATGATGGTGCACTTTGACTGCACCGCCTTCTG GGTGAAAGATAAATTTAAACTCCAGCAGACGTTCAGCGTTGACCCTCTGTATCTCAGACATGACAACTCTGGGGCTACTGATTTTATG CACTGGCAGATTCCTCTGAGCCGTCGATTTCGTTCCTTAAAGCTATGGTTTGTAATGCGCTCATTTGGTCTGAAGAACCTACAAGCGCACATCAGACAC gGAGTAGAGATGGCAAAGTTGTTTGAGTCTCTGGTTCGGTCTGACCCTAATTTCCAGATTCCAGCTGAGAGACACCTGGGACTTGTGGTGTTCTGCCTTACT GGTGGGAACGCGGTGACCCAGGAGCTCTTACGGAGACTAACTCAGTCTGGCTCCATGTTCCTGATCCCGGCAGCAGTGGGCACTAAGCTGATCATCCGTTTCTCAGTTACATCTCAGTTCACTGAGCCACAAGACATTCGGCGAGACTGGGACATCATCCAGAGCACAGCAGCGGAGCTGTTGCGAGCTGGAACTGCTCTGGGCCCCCGGGGGCCGTCCCTCAGCCTGGGTTCTGACGCCGAGCCCTCTGACGACGAGCAGGCTCTGTGGTATGAGCAGGGGACGGAGCCAGCAGCCGGCCAATCAACAGTGAGTGCCATAGCTGCGGAGCCGATGATCGACAAGCACCTGGTGCGGCAGGGCCAACGACGAGCCACTCGATCCATGAGCTGCAGCGCAGAGCTCCCACCCACCAGGCCTGATCTCATCTACAACCCAAGGGAAGGCACACAGCCTGGGACCCTAGAGCAGATTCCTGAAAGCCCTGTGCCCACCAGGGGGCGCAAACGCCTGCTCAAGTTCCACAGCGTGCCTAGTCTTTGGCAGTGTGCCATGCAACAGATATACAGGCCCATACACTGGAGCTCCAGCAGGGGGAGCTACTTCACCTGCTGTACActaacacagaaataa
- the LOC136709454 gene encoding long-chain fatty acid transport protein 2-like isoform X1 has protein sequence MSVFLTLLVGLVLLPVLLRLCFPYFWDDMRYVLQMVKVALRLRRYRSSDPCYTILDCFLDTVKRNPEKKFLIFEGESYSYAEVDRLSNKVSNAVRAFCSVKEGDTVALLLGNEPSFVWFWLGLSKLGLTVSLLNHNIRSKSLLHCFNCCGASVLIAGEDLRDAVEEVLPVLKEQKVMVLLLADRCDVDGIIGFNEKIKAASDKPPPISLRSNVTIKSPALYIYTSGTTGLPKAAVISQERMWLATFFQSMCGVTSDDIIYICLPLYHSSGFLMGLTGAIERGITVVLRRKFSASQFWNDCRKHNVTVIQYIGEIMRYLCNTPKSENDRVHKVRMAIGNGIRGDTWEEFLRRFGDLCICECYGATEGNVGFVNYAGKIGATGRVNALLKLAMPFALIKYNTENEEPVRDSRGFCVEVPTGETGLMVSKITKQTPFRGYANSPEQTEKKKLRNVFVKGDIYYNSGDLMKIDEHGFVYFQDRIGDTFRWKGENVATSEVSDVLISMDLIEEANVYGVKVPGHEGRTGMAALKLMEGQNFDGAAVFELMENLLPSYARPRFIRIQEALNTTSTFKHTKKMLVEEGFDPNTVRDQLYFLLDAKKTYVPMTHDIFNSIKDGQLKL, from the exons ATGTCTGTGTTCCTTACTCTGCTGGTGGGGCTTGTCCTCCTGCCGGTGCTGCTCCGTCTCTGTTTCCCGTACTTCTGGGACGATATGCGCTACGTGCTGCAAATGGTTAAGGTGGCGTTGCGACTAAGGCGGTACCGTTCCTCGGATCCGTGCTACACGATTCTGGACTGTTTTCTAGACACGGTGAAACGGAACCCGGAGAAGAAGTTCCTGATATTTGAGGGGGAGAGTTACTCCTACGCTGAGGTGGACAGACTCAGTAATAAAGTGAGTAACGCCGTTCGGGCGTTCTGCTCTGTTAAAGAGGGCGACACTGTGGCTCTGTTACTGGGGAACGAGCCAAGTTTCGTGTGGTTCTGGCTCGGGTTAAGTAAGCTGGGCTTAACCGTGTCTCTCCTTAACCACAACATTCGGTCCAAATCTCTGCTGCACTGCTTCAACTGCTGCGGGGCCAGTGTCCTCATCGCGGGAGAAG ATTTGCGAGATgcggtggaggaggtgctgccAGTGCTAAAAGAGCAAAAGGTGATGGTTTTGTTGTTGGCGGATCGCTGTGATGTGGATGGAATAATTGgttttaatgaaaaaattaaAGCAGCGAGTGACAAACCACCTCCAATCTCTCTGCGCTCCAATGTGACCATAAAGAGTCCTGCCCTGTACATCTACACATCTGGAACCACAG gTCTTCCAAAGGCGGCGGTGATAAGTCAGGAGCGAATGTGGTTGGCCACTTTCTTTCAGAGCATGTGTGGAGTGACCTCTGATGACATAATCTACATCTGCCTGCCCCTCTACCACAGCTCAGGCTTCCTCATGGGGCTCACCGGGGCAATAGAGCGAG GAATCACAGTGGTTCTGAGGAGGAAGTTCTCAGCGTCTCAATTCTGGAATGACTGCAGGAAACACAATGTGACAGTGATCCAGTACATAGGAGAAATCATGCGCTATCTCTGTAACACACCcaag tCAGAGAATGATCGAGTTCATAAAGTGCGGATGGCCATTGGGAACGGTATCCGGGGCGACACGTGGGAGGAGTTTCTGCGACGGTTCGGAGACCTGTGCATCTGTGAATGCTACGGTGCCACAGAGGGAAATGTTGGCTTTGTCAACTACGCTGGAAAAATCGGTGCCACTGGACGAGTGAATGCTTTGTTAAAG CTAGCCATGCCCTTTGCTCTAATTAAATACAACACTGAGAATGAGGAGCCAGTCCGAGACTCCAGAGGTTTCTGCGTGGAGGTTCCCACag gaGAGACGGGTCTCATGGTGTCTAAAATCACCAAACAGACACCGTTTAGGGGCTATGCTAACAGCCCGGAGCAGACAGAGAAGAAGAAGCTGAGGAACGTGTTTGTAAAGGGAGATATTTATTATAACAGTGGAGATCTGATGAAGATCGACgaacatggctttgtttacttCCAGGATCGGATTGGAGACACCTTCAG gtgGAAGGGGGAGAATGTTGCTACCTCTGAAGTTTCTGATGTTTTGATCTCTATGGATTTAATTGAGGAGGCAAACGTCTACGGAGTTAAAGTCCCAG gtcaCGAAGGCAGGACTGGGATGGCTGCATTGAAGCTGATGGAGGGGCAGAATTTTGATGGCGCTGCAGTGTTTGAGCTGATGGAGAATCTCCTGCCAAGCTACGCCCGACCACGCTTCATCAGGATACAG GAGGCGCTGAACACCACCAGcacttttaaacacacaaagaaGATGTTGGTTGAGGAGGGATTCGACCCAAACACTGTTCGCGACCAACTGTACTTCCTGCTCGATGCCAAGAAAACCTATGTCCCCATGACCCATGACATCTTTAACTCTATAAAAGATGGACAACTCAAATTATAA
- the LOC136709454 gene encoding long-chain fatty acid transport protein 2-like isoform X2: protein MSVFLTLLVGLVLLPVLLRLCFPYFWDDMRYVLQMVKVALRLRRYRSSDPCYTILDCFLDTVKRNPEKKFLIFEGESYSYAEVDRLSNKVSNAVRAFCSVKEGDTVALLLGNEPSFVWFWLGLSKLGLTVSLLNHNIRSKSLLHCFNCCGASVLIAGEDLRDAVEEVLPVLKEQKVMVLLLADRCDVDGIIGFNEKIKAASDKPPPISLRSNVTIKSPALYIYTSGTTGITVVLRRKFSASQFWNDCRKHNVTVIQYIGEIMRYLCNTPKSENDRVHKVRMAIGNGIRGDTWEEFLRRFGDLCICECYGATEGNVGFVNYAGKIGATGRVNALLKLAMPFALIKYNTENEEPVRDSRGFCVEVPTGETGLMVSKITKQTPFRGYANSPEQTEKKKLRNVFVKGDIYYNSGDLMKIDEHGFVYFQDRIGDTFRWKGENVATSEVSDVLISMDLIEEANVYGVKVPGHEGRTGMAALKLMEGQNFDGAAVFELMENLLPSYARPRFIRIQEALNTTSTFKHTKKMLVEEGFDPNTVRDQLYFLLDAKKTYVPMTHDIFNSIKDGQLKL from the exons ATGTCTGTGTTCCTTACTCTGCTGGTGGGGCTTGTCCTCCTGCCGGTGCTGCTCCGTCTCTGTTTCCCGTACTTCTGGGACGATATGCGCTACGTGCTGCAAATGGTTAAGGTGGCGTTGCGACTAAGGCGGTACCGTTCCTCGGATCCGTGCTACACGATTCTGGACTGTTTTCTAGACACGGTGAAACGGAACCCGGAGAAGAAGTTCCTGATATTTGAGGGGGAGAGTTACTCCTACGCTGAGGTGGACAGACTCAGTAATAAAGTGAGTAACGCCGTTCGGGCGTTCTGCTCTGTTAAAGAGGGCGACACTGTGGCTCTGTTACTGGGGAACGAGCCAAGTTTCGTGTGGTTCTGGCTCGGGTTAAGTAAGCTGGGCTTAACCGTGTCTCTCCTTAACCACAACATTCGGTCCAAATCTCTGCTGCACTGCTTCAACTGCTGCGGGGCCAGTGTCCTCATCGCGGGAGAAG ATTTGCGAGATgcggtggaggaggtgctgccAGTGCTAAAAGAGCAAAAGGTGATGGTTTTGTTGTTGGCGGATCGCTGTGATGTGGATGGAATAATTGgttttaatgaaaaaattaaAGCAGCGAGTGACAAACCACCTCCAATCTCTCTGCGCTCCAATGTGACCATAAAGAGTCCTGCCCTGTACATCTACACATCTGGAACCACAG GAATCACAGTGGTTCTGAGGAGGAAGTTCTCAGCGTCTCAATTCTGGAATGACTGCAGGAAACACAATGTGACAGTGATCCAGTACATAGGAGAAATCATGCGCTATCTCTGTAACACACCcaag tCAGAGAATGATCGAGTTCATAAAGTGCGGATGGCCATTGGGAACGGTATCCGGGGCGACACGTGGGAGGAGTTTCTGCGACGGTTCGGAGACCTGTGCATCTGTGAATGCTACGGTGCCACAGAGGGAAATGTTGGCTTTGTCAACTACGCTGGAAAAATCGGTGCCACTGGACGAGTGAATGCTTTGTTAAAG CTAGCCATGCCCTTTGCTCTAATTAAATACAACACTGAGAATGAGGAGCCAGTCCGAGACTCCAGAGGTTTCTGCGTGGAGGTTCCCACag gaGAGACGGGTCTCATGGTGTCTAAAATCACCAAACAGACACCGTTTAGGGGCTATGCTAACAGCCCGGAGCAGACAGAGAAGAAGAAGCTGAGGAACGTGTTTGTAAAGGGAGATATTTATTATAACAGTGGAGATCTGATGAAGATCGACgaacatggctttgtttacttCCAGGATCGGATTGGAGACACCTTCAG gtgGAAGGGGGAGAATGTTGCTACCTCTGAAGTTTCTGATGTTTTGATCTCTATGGATTTAATTGAGGAGGCAAACGTCTACGGAGTTAAAGTCCCAG gtcaCGAAGGCAGGACTGGGATGGCTGCATTGAAGCTGATGGAGGGGCAGAATTTTGATGGCGCTGCAGTGTTTGAGCTGATGGAGAATCTCCTGCCAAGCTACGCCCGACCACGCTTCATCAGGATACAG GAGGCGCTGAACACCACCAGcacttttaaacacacaaagaaGATGTTGGTTGAGGAGGGATTCGACCCAAACACTGTTCGCGACCAACTGTACTTCCTGCTCGATGCCAAGAAAACCTATGTCCCCATGACCCATGACATCTTTAACTCTATAAAAGATGGACAACTCAAATTATAA